A window of the Desertifilum tharense IPPAS B-1220 genome harbors these coding sequences:
- a CDS encoding YlcI/YnfO family protein, with protein sequence MSRLTLRLPETLHQQLITLAESEGVSLNQYIVYALTRQVAFAYTVQATPTEEVKQQQQAFVALLKDLGQAPLTEVKSVLNQREVVQPEEELSPDVVARFQQRLRDASNT encoded by the coding sequence ATGAGTCGATTAACGCTTCGATTACCAGAAACACTACATCAGCAATTGATTACCTTAGCTGAGAGCGAAGGTGTTTCCTTAAATCAGTACATTGTTTATGCGCTCACTCGTCAGGTTGCTTTTGCATATACAGTCCAAGCAACACCTACTGAGGAGGTCAAGCAACAACAGCAAGCTTTTGTAGCTTTACTCAAGGACTTAGGGCAAGCACCTTTAACAGAAGTTAAATCAGTTTTGAATCAACGAGAAGTGGTTCAGCCAGAAGAAGAATTAAGCCCTGATGTTGTTGCTCGGTTTCAGCAACGCCTTCGTGATGCTTCAAATACTTGA